A single Arthrobacter sp. ERGS1:01 DNA region contains:
- a CDS encoding LacI family DNA-binding transcriptional regulator yields MTQAGADSGGKVTIAGLAGRLGMSKASVSYALNGQPGVSDATRARVLALAADLGWYPSSSARALSQSRSGTVGIVLSREAEDVGSEPFYMNVLAGIESVLSSHESNLLLRMVAPGVGAGRDLDVYLRWAGERRVDGVILFDHFHDDPRPPLLDSLRLPYVRLGAPEDAATTANSGNTTVSQSVDAGTLVEALHDLGHRHIAYVSGPLALTHETARKAAILGHARRLGMTAVSTPSDYTADDGGTATIAVVAGLVPGADDFPTAIIFGNDLMAMGGLVALKRLGLKVPGQVSVLSWDDSILCRFSSPSVAALGRDTMDLGRRSAALLLEIIAGHAPGNRLSPAGTLLARDSLGPAPARGVA; encoded by the coding sequence GTGACCCAGGCAGGCGCGGATTCCGGCGGCAAGGTCACGATTGCGGGCCTGGCCGGGCGCCTTGGCATGTCCAAGGCGTCGGTCTCCTATGCGCTCAACGGCCAGCCGGGGGTCAGCGACGCGACGCGTGCCCGGGTGCTGGCCCTGGCCGCCGACCTTGGCTGGTACCCCAGTTCAAGCGCCCGGGCCCTCTCGCAGTCCCGCAGCGGGACCGTCGGGATCGTGCTCTCCCGGGAGGCGGAAGATGTTGGGTCCGAGCCGTTCTACATGAACGTGCTGGCCGGCATTGAATCGGTCTTGAGCTCCCATGAAAGCAATCTTCTTTTGCGCATGGTGGCCCCGGGGGTGGGCGCGGGGCGTGACCTGGACGTCTATCTGCGCTGGGCAGGCGAACGCCGCGTGGACGGCGTGATCCTGTTTGACCATTTCCATGACGATCCGCGCCCGCCCCTCCTGGACTCGCTGCGGCTGCCCTATGTACGGCTGGGTGCCCCGGAGGACGCTGCCACCACGGCAAATTCCGGCAACACCACCGTGTCCCAGAGCGTTGACGCCGGCACGCTGGTGGAGGCCCTCCATGACCTGGGGCACCGCCATATCGCCTATGTTTCCGGCCCGTTGGCGCTCACCCACGAGACCGCCCGCAAGGCCGCGATCCTCGGACACGCCCGGAGGCTGGGCATGACCGCCGTGTCCACGCCGTCGGACTACACGGCCGACGACGGCGGCACCGCCACGATCGCCGTCGTCGCGGGGCTGGTGCCGGGGGCCGACGACTTCCCGACGGCCATCATCTTTGGCAACGACCTCATGGCCATGGGCGGCCTGGTTGCGCTCAAGCGGCTGGGCCTGAAGGTCCCGGGCCAGGTGTCGGTGCTGAGTTGGGACGATTCGATCCTGTGCCGCTTCAGTTCCCCGTCGGTGGCCGCCCTGGGCCGGGACACCATGGATCTTGGCCGGCGCTCGGCTGCCCTGCTCCTGGAGATCATCGCCGGCCATGCCCCCGGGAACCGGCTGTCCCCGGCCGGTACGCTGCTGGCACGCGACAGCCTGGGGCCCGCCCCGGCCCGCGGCGTCGCATAA
- a CDS encoding ABC transporter substrate-binding protein, producing the protein MKIRTFAAAAAIAALALTATGCGGSNAGSGSTDGGGKTLTYWASNQGTSLDNDKAVLTPLLTKFQEETGIKVNLEVIGWNDLQTRIQTAVTSGQAPDVLNIGNTWAASLQSTGAFMPFDSAAFDAIGGKDKFVKTAMDTGGVAGQDPTSVPLYGLAYGLYYNKAMFKDAGLTPPTTWEEMAADAKKLTTGGKYGFSLAAGSYTENSHFAFINAAQNGADFFDAAGKPTFTSDGIVDGISRYLDLMQSDKAVNPSNAQYDNATQAINDFANGKSAMVLSQNNADSSIASQGMKNSDYGVVAFPAPSGGKQIATMVAGINMSIFKNTKNKDAALQFVKFMTSEATQATLDKPFAALPVLAGVNPSFTDNTEEAKTFADIYANKSKPLPLVAAEDQFESTVGKAMNQMFATIASGGTVSKADVKAALTTAQQEVEAAG; encoded by the coding sequence GTGAAAATTCGTACTTTTGCAGCAGCGGCGGCAATAGCGGCCTTAGCTCTCACGGCCACCGGCTGCGGCGGATCCAACGCAGGCTCCGGTTCAACCGACGGCGGCGGCAAGACACTCACCTACTGGGCCAGCAACCAGGGCACCAGCCTGGACAACGACAAGGCGGTGCTCACGCCGCTGCTGACCAAGTTCCAGGAGGAGACCGGCATCAAGGTCAACCTCGAGGTCATCGGCTGGAACGATCTGCAGACCCGCATCCAAACCGCCGTCACCTCCGGCCAGGCGCCGGACGTGCTGAACATCGGCAACACCTGGGCGGCCTCGCTGCAATCCACGGGCGCCTTCATGCCGTTCGATTCGGCAGCCTTTGATGCGATTGGCGGCAAGGACAAGTTCGTCAAGACTGCCATGGACACCGGCGGTGTAGCCGGCCAGGATCCCACCTCCGTCCCGCTGTACGGCCTGGCCTATGGCCTGTACTACAACAAGGCCATGTTCAAGGACGCCGGACTGACCCCGCCCACCACCTGGGAGGAAATGGCCGCCGACGCGAAGAAGCTCACCACGGGCGGCAAGTACGGATTCTCGCTGGCCGCGGGCAGCTACACGGAAAACTCCCACTTCGCCTTCATCAACGCCGCCCAGAACGGCGCCGACTTCTTCGACGCCGCCGGCAAGCCCACCTTCACCTCCGACGGCATCGTCGACGGGATCTCCCGCTACCTTGACCTGATGCAAAGCGACAAGGCCGTCAACCCGTCCAACGCCCAGTACGACAACGCCACCCAGGCCATCAACGACTTCGCCAACGGCAAGTCCGCGATGGTGCTCAGCCAGAACAACGCCGACAGCTCCATCGCCTCCCAGGGCATGAAGAACAGCGACTACGGCGTGGTGGCCTTCCCCGCCCCGAGCGGCGGCAAGCAGATCGCCACCATGGTGGCCGGCATCAACATGTCCATCTTCAAGAACACGAAGAACAAGGACGCCGCCCTCCAGTTCGTGAAGTTCATGACCAGCGAAGCCACCCAGGCAACCCTGGACAAGCCCTTCGCCGCACTCCCCGTGCTGGCCGGAGTCAACCCCAGCTTCACCGACAACACCGAAGAAGCCAAGACCTTCGCCGACATCTACGCCAACAAGTCCAAGCCGCTGCCGCTCGTGGCCGCCGAGGACCAGTTTGAAAGCACCGTCGGCAAGGCCATGAACCAGATGTTCGCCACGATCGCCTCCGGCGGCACCGTCTCCAAGGCCGACGTCAAGGCCGCACTCACCACCGCCCAGCAGGAAGTAGAAGCAGCGGGCTAG
- a CDS encoding Gfo/Idh/MocA family protein produces MTTPLIPAPTTLKVGVVGVGWAGQQHIKAFSNVDGVEVVAVAGMEAGLLAQLQTEFGIPHGFARWEELLELEGLDAVSVAVPTFLHAPITIAALGRGLHVLSEKPLARNGEEGAAMVAAAREAGRVLDVVFNHRRRGDVKKLKAIIDDGELGRPYYAKASWLRRRGIPTLGSWFTNPELAGGGPLADIGVHVLDYALHLLGEPKVVSVSASTYSELGTQGRGGDANYIAAASNHKFEVEDFASAFIRLEGGVTLVVEAGWASYRDPADLMDFRVYGTEGGAELRAAHSHQISDSGLRVFTDKGQANADYLAEPLEDGNHQAVVDEFVAAVRGGEDVWGRYDGSVALSRALIIDACYKSALEQREVRL; encoded by the coding sequence TTGACCACTCCACTGATCCCTGCCCCGACAACCCTGAAAGTCGGCGTGGTGGGCGTCGGCTGGGCCGGCCAGCAACACATCAAGGCCTTTAGCAACGTCGACGGCGTCGAAGTGGTGGCCGTGGCCGGCATGGAGGCCGGGCTTTTGGCGCAGCTGCAAACCGAGTTCGGCATTCCGCACGGCTTTGCCCGGTGGGAGGAGCTGCTTGAACTGGAGGGCTTGGATGCCGTCAGCGTGGCGGTTCCCACCTTCCTGCACGCGCCCATCACGATTGCCGCCCTGGGACGCGGGCTGCATGTACTGAGCGAAAAGCCGCTGGCCCGCAACGGCGAGGAAGGCGCGGCCATGGTCGCCGCCGCCCGCGAGGCCGGCCGCGTACTGGATGTGGTCTTCAACCACCGCCGCCGCGGGGACGTCAAGAAGCTCAAGGCCATCATCGACGACGGCGAATTGGGCCGCCCCTACTACGCCAAGGCGTCCTGGCTGCGCCGGCGCGGCATCCCCACGCTGGGCAGCTGGTTCACCAATCCGGAGCTGGCCGGCGGCGGACCCCTTGCCGACATTGGCGTGCACGTCCTGGACTATGCGCTGCACCTTTTGGGTGAACCCAAGGTCGTCTCGGTCTCGGCGTCCACCTACTCCGAACTGGGCACCCAGGGCCGCGGCGGCGATGCCAACTACATTGCGGCCGCGTCCAACCACAAGTTTGAAGTGGAGGACTTTGCCTCCGCCTTCATCCGGCTCGAAGGCGGCGTCACCCTGGTGGTGGAGGCCGGCTGGGCCAGCTACCGCGATCCCGCCGACCTCATGGACTTCCGGGTGTACGGGACCGAAGGCGGCGCAGAATTGCGGGCAGCGCATTCGCACCAGATTTCCGATTCGGGCCTGCGCGTCTTCACCGACAAGGGCCAGGCCAACGCCGACTACCTTGCCGAACCACTGGAGGACGGCAACCACCAGGCCGTGGTGGACGAATTCGTGGCGGCCGTGCGCGGCGGCGAGGACGTCTGGGGCCGCTACGACGGCTCCGTGGCCCTGAGCCGGGCCCTGATCATTGACGCATGCTACAAATCCGCCCTCGAACAGCGCGAAGTGAGGCTCTGA
- a CDS encoding Gfo/Idh/MocA family protein, protein MSKSGPVGVAVIGAGNISKQYLDNLTTFPDVKVLVVADLFEDAAAARAAEYGIEAFGGVDTALNHPDVEIVVNLTIPAAHVEVATAAVRAGKHVWTEKPFSLDRDSGLGLLKEAAAAGMRLGCAPDTFLGAGLQTARRLIDAGKIGTPLTALTMFQSPGPESWHPNPAFLFQQGAGPLFDMAPYYLTALVQTFGPIAKVAAVGSTAFPTRTIGSGPKAGEVFDVEVPTHVSAIAQFESGASSHSVFSFESPKSRMGFVEITGTEGTISLPDPNNFDGEIKFCKAGEDEWTAVAAEGPANGRGMGVLDMARSIRAGIPHRVPGELAYHVLDAMVSIAESVDSGEFVAVESTAPASPALPSDWNPTEATL, encoded by the coding sequence ATGAGCAAGAGCGGACCCGTGGGCGTCGCCGTCATTGGCGCCGGCAACATCAGCAAGCAGTACCTGGACAACCTCACCACGTTCCCGGACGTCAAGGTCCTCGTGGTCGCGGACCTCTTCGAGGACGCCGCCGCCGCCCGTGCGGCCGAGTACGGCATCGAGGCATTTGGCGGCGTCGACACGGCGCTGAACCACCCCGACGTCGAAATCGTGGTCAACCTGACCATTCCCGCGGCACACGTGGAGGTTGCCACGGCCGCAGTCCGCGCCGGCAAGCACGTCTGGACGGAAAAGCCGTTCTCGCTGGACCGGGACAGCGGGCTGGGCCTGCTCAAGGAGGCGGCGGCCGCGGGCATGCGCCTTGGCTGCGCACCGGACACCTTCCTGGGTGCGGGCCTGCAGACGGCCCGGCGCCTCATCGACGCCGGCAAAATCGGCACGCCGCTGACCGCGCTGACCATGTTCCAGTCCCCCGGCCCCGAGTCTTGGCACCCGAACCCGGCCTTCCTGTTCCAGCAGGGCGCCGGCCCGCTGTTCGACATGGCCCCCTACTACCTCACCGCCCTCGTACAGACCTTTGGCCCCATCGCCAAGGTGGCCGCCGTCGGCTCCACCGCCTTCCCCACCCGCACCATCGGCTCCGGTCCCAAGGCCGGCGAGGTGTTCGACGTCGAGGTTCCCACCCATGTGAGCGCGATCGCCCAGTTCGAGTCCGGGGCTTCCTCGCACAGCGTGTTCAGCTTCGAGTCCCCCAAATCCCGCATGGGTTTCGTGGAGATCACGGGCACGGAAGGCACCATCTCGCTGCCGGATCCGAACAATTTCGACGGCGAGATCAAGTTCTGCAAGGCCGGCGAGGACGAGTGGACCGCTGTTGCGGCGGAGGGCCCCGCCAACGGGCGCGGCATGGGCGTGCTGGACATGGCCCGCTCCATCCGTGCCGGCATCCCGCACCGGGTCCCCGGCGAACTGGCGTACCACGTGCTCGATGCGATGGTCTCGATTGCCGAATCCGTGGACAGCGGCGAGTTTGTCGCCGTCGAAAGCACGGCGCCGGCGTCCCCGGCCCTGCCCTCGGACTGGAACCCCACCGAAGCAACCCTCTAG
- a CDS encoding carbohydrate ABC transporter permease encodes MHETKGTKLFRIITITVLSIFTIIPVYVMVISGMKPLKDVQGAFSWWPSTLTIQPYIDMWKTVPLASYFVNSVVVSGVATVLSLIIAIFASYAISRYSFRGRALFSTTVLSTQMLPGVLFLLPLFLIFVNINTNFGVQLVGTRLGLIITYLTFSLPFSIWMLAGYFDGIPRELDEAAKVDGCGPMRALIRVILPAARPGLVAVAIYSFMTSWGEVLFASVMTTDANRTLAVGLQLYSTQTNVYWNQIMAASVVVSIPIVIGFLLLQKNFVAGLTAGAVK; translated from the coding sequence GTGCATGAAACCAAGGGCACCAAACTCTTCAGGATCATCACCATCACCGTCCTGAGCATCTTCACCATCATCCCCGTTTACGTCATGGTGATTTCCGGCATGAAACCGCTCAAGGACGTGCAGGGGGCGTTCTCCTGGTGGCCCAGCACGCTGACGATCCAGCCGTACATCGACATGTGGAAGACCGTGCCGCTGGCCAGCTACTTCGTCAACTCGGTCGTTGTGTCCGGCGTGGCCACCGTGCTCTCGCTGATCATCGCGATCTTCGCCTCCTACGCGATCTCCCGTTACAGCTTCCGCGGCCGCGCGCTGTTCTCCACCACGGTGCTCTCAACACAGATGCTCCCGGGCGTCTTGTTCCTGCTGCCCTTGTTCCTGATCTTCGTGAACATCAACACGAACTTCGGCGTCCAGCTCGTGGGAACCCGGCTCGGCCTGATCATCACGTACCTGACGTTCTCGCTGCCGTTCTCCATCTGGATGCTGGCCGGCTACTTCGACGGCATCCCGCGGGAACTCGACGAGGCCGCGAAGGTGGACGGTTGCGGTCCCATGCGCGCCCTGATCCGGGTGATCCTGCCCGCCGCCCGTCCCGGCCTGGTCGCCGTCGCGATCTACAGTTTCATGACCAGTTGGGGCGAGGTCTTGTTCGCCTCCGTCATGACGACGGACGCCAACCGCACCCTGGCCGTTGGTTTGCAGCTGTACTCGACGCAAACCAACGTGTACTGGAACCAGATCATGGCCGCCTCCGTGGTGGTCAGCATCCCCATCGTGATCGGCTTCCTGCTCCTGCAAAAGAACTTCGTAGCGGGGCTGACCGCCGGCGCCGTGAAGTAA
- a CDS encoding ROK family protein: MPKSPIQPPSAPIVGAGSGTGTPAPGPAPVGTSRAGDVFQLLRDGHARTRAELADITGLARSTVAARIDALAAAGLIGPAGEAVSSGGRPPSRFAFAPTSRVVLAVDVGATHVLVGLSDLGGKVLCELRESIDISAGPIPVLDDILAHCEALLVQAGRHERELVGVGIGLPGPVEHSSGKPASPPIMPGWDGFDVPAYVQKRFATDVLVDNDVNIMALGERAMYWPDAQNLLFIKVATGIGAGIISGGLLQRGADGTAGDIGHVRVPRGGDVLCRCGNFGCLEAMASGPAVAASLRAGGVPAATGDDVLELARRGNLTAIAAMRQAGRDVGDVLAACVNLLNPSVIVIGGGLSSAGEYLLAGVREIVYQRSLPLATARLRIVQSMAADKAGVYGAARMVIDHVLAPSGVERLVLESQSS; this comes from the coding sequence ATGCCAAAGTCACCAATTCAGCCCCCGTCCGCACCCATAGTCGGCGCGGGTTCCGGCACGGGGACGCCGGCGCCGGGACCGGCCCCGGTCGGCACCTCGCGTGCGGGGGATGTCTTCCAGCTGCTGCGCGACGGCCACGCCCGCACACGCGCCGAACTGGCTGACATCACCGGCCTGGCCAGGTCCACCGTGGCGGCGCGCATCGACGCTCTCGCCGCCGCCGGCCTGATCGGCCCGGCAGGTGAGGCGGTCTCCTCAGGGGGGCGGCCGCCGTCGCGCTTCGCCTTCGCACCCACGTCCCGCGTTGTGTTGGCGGTCGACGTCGGCGCAACCCACGTGCTGGTGGGCCTGAGCGATCTGGGTGGCAAGGTCCTGTGTGAACTGCGCGAATCCATCGACATCTCCGCCGGGCCCATTCCCGTGCTCGATGACATCCTGGCCCACTGCGAAGCCCTGCTGGTGCAGGCCGGCCGGCACGAACGCGAGCTGGTGGGCGTGGGGATCGGCCTGCCCGGACCCGTGGAGCACTCCAGCGGCAAGCCGGCCAGCCCGCCCATCATGCCCGGCTGGGACGGCTTTGACGTTCCCGCCTATGTGCAAAAGCGGTTCGCCACCGACGTCCTGGTGGACAATGACGTCAACATCATGGCGCTGGGGGAGCGGGCAATGTATTGGCCGGACGCGCAAAACCTGCTGTTCATCAAGGTGGCCACGGGCATCGGCGCCGGCATCATCAGCGGCGGGCTGCTCCAGCGCGGGGCCGACGGCACTGCCGGGGATATTGGCCATGTGCGGGTGCCGCGCGGCGGGGACGTGCTGTGCCGCTGCGGCAATTTCGGATGCCTCGAAGCCATGGCGTCCGGCCCCGCGGTCGCTGCATCATTGCGGGCCGGCGGCGTTCCGGCAGCCACGGGAGACGACGTGCTGGAACTGGCCCGGCGCGGAAACCTGACCGCCATCGCGGCCATGCGCCAGGCCGGCCGCGACGTCGGCGATGTCCTGGCCGCGTGCGTCAACCTGCTCAACCCCTCCGTCATCGTCATTGGCGGCGGGCTGTCCTCGGCCGGCGAATACCTGCTGGCCGGCGTGCGTGAAATCGTCTACCAGCGCTCCCTGCCGCTGGCCACGGCCCGGCTGCGCATTGTGCAGTCCATGGCCGCGGACAAGGCCGGCGTCTATGGCGCCGCCCGCATGGTCATTGACCACGTCCTGGCCCCGTCCGGGGTGGAGCGCCTGGTGCTGGAGAGCCAGTCCTCGTGA
- a CDS encoding carbohydrate ABC transporter permease, with translation MSATTATKKSGPPAGASGEKPRKVRRAGWWLPYALLAPAVVFELVIHVIPMATGIWMSFLKLTKMFIANWGNAPFVGLKNYQIALDFNSAVGGGLLKSFAITAAFTILVVGISWGLGMAAAVALQKTFRGRAIFRTLFLIPYALPMYAGVIAWKFMLQKDTGALNHLLYDNLGMPGDKPFWLIGDNAFASVVIVAIWRLWPFAFLMLMAGLQSIPTDVYEASAVDGAKPMRQWWAITLPMLRPVNMVLVLVMFLWTFNDFNTPFVLFGGSQPPAGDLISFHIYNASFLTWNFGSGAAMSVLLLLFLLVVSGIYLLVMNRRNRRA, from the coding sequence GTGTCTGCAACCACCGCCACAAAGAAGTCCGGCCCCCCGGCAGGCGCATCCGGGGAAAAACCCCGCAAGGTTCGCCGCGCAGGGTGGTGGCTGCCCTACGCGCTCCTCGCCCCGGCCGTCGTCTTCGAACTAGTCATCCACGTCATCCCCATGGCCACCGGCATCTGGATGAGCTTCCTCAAGCTCACCAAAATGTTCATCGCCAACTGGGGCAACGCACCGTTTGTCGGCTTAAAGAACTACCAAATCGCCCTCGATTTCAACTCAGCCGTGGGCGGCGGGCTGCTAAAGTCCTTTGCCATCACCGCCGCGTTCACCATCCTCGTGGTGGGCATTTCCTGGGGACTCGGCATGGCCGCCGCCGTCGCCCTGCAAAAGACGTTCCGCGGCCGGGCCATCTTCCGCACCCTGTTCCTGATTCCGTACGCCCTGCCCATGTACGCCGGCGTCATCGCCTGGAAGTTCATGCTGCAAAAGGACACCGGCGCCCTCAACCACCTGCTCTATGACAATCTCGGAATGCCCGGGGACAAGCCGTTCTGGCTGATCGGCGACAACGCGTTCGCCTCCGTGGTCATCGTGGCCATCTGGCGCCTGTGGCCCTTCGCGTTCCTGATGCTGATGGCCGGCCTGCAGTCCATTCCCACCGACGTCTACGAGGCCTCGGCCGTGGACGGCGCCAAGCCGATGCGCCAGTGGTGGGCCATCACGCTGCCCATGCTGCGCCCCGTCAACATGGTGCTGGTGCTCGTCATGTTCCTGTGGACCTTCAACGACTTCAACACCCCGTTCGTCTTGTTCGGCGGCTCCCAACCCCCGGCCGGCGACCTGATCTCCTTCCATATCTATAACGCGTCGTTCCTGACCTGGAACTTTGGCTCCGGCGCGGCCATGTCCGTGCTCCTGCTGTTGTTCCTGTTGGTGGTCAGCGGCATCTACCTTCTCGTCATGAACCGGAGGAACCGCCGTGCATGA
- a CDS encoding Gfo/Idh/MocA family protein, producing the protein MTSPHIPAARRPLGVAAIGYAFMGQAHSNAWRTVANHFDVPDFEQKVLVGRDATAVAAAARKYGWSESATDWREVITRDDIDIVDICAPGWLHAEIATAALAAGKHVLVEKPLANTLAESEAMVAAARTARAAGVRSMVGFNYRRVPALALARELIAEGRLGTVRQVRASYLQDWLVDAEAPMTWRLRKETAGSGALGDIASHAVDQVQFLLGDTVTDVSGRLHTFVTARPGPEGPEPVTVDDAAWATLSLAGGAVANVDVSRVALGQKNALRLEVYGTDGSLTFNLENPNELYFLNGTEPVQVQGFRRILVTEPEHPYIEGWWPQGHVIGWEHSFTHQIRDFLLHIENGTNPSPSFEEGLGVQRVLAAIEASSAAGGATLPVVEPVETTGPATAVVEPVETAETAETLEPATSTSPSATPARSFS; encoded by the coding sequence ATGACCTCCCCCCACATCCCCGCCGCCCGCCGCCCGCTGGGCGTCGCCGCGATCGGCTATGCCTTCATGGGCCAGGCGCATTCAAATGCCTGGCGCACGGTGGCCAACCACTTCGACGTGCCCGACTTTGAGCAAAAGGTCCTGGTGGGCCGGGATGCAACGGCCGTCGCCGCGGCCGCGCGCAAGTACGGCTGGAGCGAATCGGCCACGGATTGGCGGGAGGTCATTACCCGGGACGACATCGACATTGTCGACATCTGCGCCCCCGGCTGGCTCCACGCGGAGATTGCGACGGCAGCCCTGGCCGCCGGCAAGCATGTCCTCGTGGAGAAGCCGCTGGCCAACACGCTCGCCGAATCCGAGGCCATGGTGGCCGCGGCCCGGACCGCCCGCGCCGCCGGCGTCCGCTCGATGGTGGGTTTCAACTACCGCCGCGTTCCGGCCTTGGCCCTGGCCCGTGAGCTCATCGCCGAAGGCCGCCTCGGCACCGTCCGGCAGGTCCGCGCCTCCTACCTGCAGGACTGGCTGGTGGATGCGGAAGCACCCATGACCTGGCGGCTGCGCAAGGAAACCGCGGGCTCGGGCGCCTTGGGCGACATTGCCTCGCACGCCGTCGACCAGGTCCAGTTCCTGCTCGGGGACACCGTTACGGACGTCTCCGGGCGCCTGCACACCTTCGTCACCGCTCGTCCCGGACCGGAGGGTCCCGAGCCGGTGACGGTAGACGACGCCGCCTGGGCCACGCTGTCCCTGGCCGGCGGCGCGGTGGCCAACGTGGATGTGTCCCGCGTGGCTCTCGGGCAAAAGAACGCCCTGCGCCTTGAGGTGTACGGCACCGACGGATCCCTGACGTTCAACCTGGAAAACCCCAACGAACTGTACTTCCTCAACGGCACCGAACCCGTCCAGGTGCAGGGATTTAGGCGCATCCTTGTCACCGAGCCCGAACACCCCTACATTGAAGGCTGGTGGCCGCAGGGGCACGTGATTGGTTGGGAGCACAGCTTCACCCACCAAATCCGGGACTTCCTGCTGCATATCGAGAACGGCACCAACCCGTCGCCGTCGTTCGAGGAGGGCCTGGGCGTGCAGCGCGTGCTGGCCGCCATCGAGGCATCCTCCGCAGCCGGCGGCGCCACCCTCCCGGTGGTTGAGCCTGTCGAAACCACCGGGCCCGCCACAGCGGTGGTTGAGCCTGTCGAAACTGCCGAAACCGCCGAAACCCTTGAGCCCGCCACATCCACCTCCCCGTCAGCCACCCCCGCCAGGAGTTTTTCATGA
- a CDS encoding sugar phosphate isomerase/epimerase family protein, with protein sequence MTYSLQLYTVRKPLEEDLAGTIARVAELGFTKVEPYNFVATADALHAALSEHGIAAPSGHAPLLSADQDEIFAAANKLGITTVIDPFIPAEQWQSAEDVEKIAAGLNAAAKKGAEYGVRVGYHNHAWELESTINGATALEYLDTLLDPELVLEVDTYWVSVGGANAVDILTSLGERVKYIHIKDGPLTNDTKAQLPAGQGEVPIWDVIGAAKSLEVGVVEFDDYAGDIFDGISQSLAFLNAGKA encoded by the coding sequence ATGACGTATTCCCTGCAGCTTTACACGGTCCGGAAGCCCCTGGAAGAGGACCTGGCCGGCACCATTGCCCGCGTGGCCGAACTCGGCTTCACCAAGGTGGAGCCCTACAACTTCGTGGCCACGGCCGACGCCCTGCACGCGGCCTTGAGCGAGCACGGCATTGCCGCACCGTCCGGCCATGCGCCGCTGCTGAGCGCCGACCAGGATGAAATCTTTGCCGCCGCCAACAAGCTGGGCATCACCACCGTCATCGATCCCTTCATCCCGGCAGAGCAGTGGCAGAGCGCCGAGGACGTCGAGAAGATTGCGGCCGGCCTGAACGCCGCAGCCAAGAAGGGTGCCGAGTACGGCGTCCGGGTGGGCTACCACAACCACGCCTGGGAGCTGGAGTCCACCATCAACGGCGCCACGGCCCTTGAATACCTCGACACGCTGCTGGACCCGGAACTGGTCTTGGAAGTGGACACCTACTGGGTGTCCGTGGGCGGCGCCAATGCCGTCGACATCCTCACGAGCCTCGGTGAGCGCGTGAAGTACATCCACATCAAGGACGGCCCGCTGACCAACGACACGAAGGCCCAGCTTCCCGCCGGACAGGGCGAGGTACCCATTTGGGACGTCATTGGTGCGGCGAAGTCCCTCGAAGTCGGCGTGGTCGAGTTTGACGACTACGCCGGGGACATCTTTGACGGCATCTCCCAGAGCCTGGCGTTCCTCAACGCCGGAAAGGCCTGA
- a CDS encoding sugar phosphate isomerase/epimerase family protein: MTRPYTLFTGQWADLPFEEVARLAADWGYDGLEIACSGDHLDPWRWDEPGYVAGKLAVLERYGLKVWAISNHLKGQAVCDDPIDFRHQAIVGSKVWGDGDPEGVRQRAAEEMKLTARLAQALGVKTVVGFTGSSIWQYVAMFPPVPAAMIDAGYQDFADRWNPILDAFDECGVRFAHEVHPSEIAYDYWTTVRTLEAIGHREAFGLNWDPSHFMWQGIDPVSFIWDFKDRIYHVDCKDTKLRMTGRNTVMGSHLPWGDPRRGWDFVSAGRGDVPWESSFRALTAIGYDGPISIEWEDAGMDRLQGAPEALAALKKFNFAPSELSFDAAFSNQA, from the coding sequence ATGACCCGCCCGTACACCCTGTTCACCGGCCAGTGGGCCGACCTCCCGTTCGAGGAAGTGGCCCGGCTGGCCGCCGATTGGGGCTACGACGGCCTGGAAATTGCCTGTTCGGGCGACCACCTGGACCCGTGGCGCTGGGACGAGCCCGGCTACGTGGCCGGCAAGCTCGCCGTTTTGGAGCGGTACGGGCTGAAGGTCTGGGCCATCTCCAACCACCTCAAGGGCCAGGCCGTGTGCGATGACCCGATCGACTTCCGCCACCAGGCGATTGTTGGCTCCAAGGTGTGGGGCGACGGGGACCCGGAGGGGGTGCGCCAGCGGGCGGCGGAGGAAATGAAACTGACGGCACGGTTGGCGCAGGCGCTGGGCGTGAAGACCGTGGTCGGCTTCACCGGCTCCTCGATCTGGCAGTACGTGGCCATGTTCCCGCCCGTCCCCGCCGCCATGATCGACGCCGGCTACCAGGACTTCGCGGACCGCTGGAACCCGATCCTGGACGCCTTTGACGAATGCGGTGTCCGCTTCGCCCACGAGGTGCACCCTTCCGAGATCGCCTACGACTACTGGACCACGGTGCGCACGCTGGAGGCGATCGGCCACCGCGAGGCGTTCGGGCTGAACTGGGACCCCTCCCACTTCATGTGGCAGGGCATCGACCCGGTCTCCTTCATCTGGGACTTCAAGGACCGGATCTACCACGTGGACTGCAAGGACACGAAGCTGCGCATGACGGGCCGCAACACGGTCATGGGCTCGCACCTGCCCTGGGGCGACCCCCGCCGGGGCTGGGACTTCGTCTCCGCCGGACGCGGCGACGTGCCGTGGGAATCATCCTTCCGCGCGCTGACCGCGATCGGCTACGACGGCCCCATCTCGATCGAGTGGGAAGACGCCGGCATGGACCGCCTGCAGGGCGCCCCCGAGGCCCTGGCGGCGCTGAAGAAGTTCAACTTCGCGCCGTCCGAGCTCTCCTTCGACGCCGCCTTCAGCAACCAGGCCTAG